In a single window of the Vibrio celticus genome:
- a CDS encoding LysE family translocator has protein sequence MTVTIWFSLLAICLLGAMSPGPSLAMIAKHSLAGGRMNGLIAAWSHAAGIGIYAFATIVGLAVVLEQSPMLFKGISLAGAAYLLYLGVNALRSKGGVAAKLEAGEKMSYMQSAREAFLISILSPKIALFFIALFSQFVALGNELTNQVIIVSTPLIVDGLWYTFITLVLSSPLIVERIRSKAQLIDRLSGLVLILLAVRVVWTI, from the coding sequence ATGACAGTAACAATTTGGTTTTCTTTATTAGCGATTTGCTTGTTGGGTGCAATGTCTCCGGGCCCGAGTTTGGCGATGATCGCTAAGCACAGCTTGGCTGGTGGCCGCATGAACGGACTTATCGCAGCTTGGTCGCATGCTGCTGGTATCGGTATTTATGCGTTCGCAACCATTGTTGGTTTGGCCGTTGTGCTTGAGCAATCACCAATGTTGTTCAAAGGTATTAGTTTAGCGGGTGCTGCGTATCTGCTTTATCTCGGCGTAAACGCGTTACGTTCGAAAGGTGGTGTTGCCGCGAAATTAGAGGCGGGGGAAAAGATGAGTTACATGCAGTCTGCTCGCGAGGCTTTCTTGATCTCTATCTTAAGCCCAAAGATTGCGCTGTTCTTCATCGCTCTGTTCAGCCAATTTGTTGCATTAGGTAATGAACTGACCAATCAAGTGATCATTGTCTCAACGCCGTTGATTGTCGACGGCCTTTGGTACACTTTTATCACCTTGGTGCTATCTAGCCCGTTGATTGTTGAACGTATTCGCTCAAAGGCGCAGCTGATTGACCGACTATCAGGTTTGGTGTTGATCCTGCTTGCTGTTCGTGTGGTGTGGACGATATAG
- a CDS encoding Lrp/AsnC family transcriptional regulator, giving the protein MDKFDRQILDILKTNARCSVSDIARDVSLSRSAVNARIKKLESDKVITGYCAQVTEPNQTKNVCAYILLKFDMSSSDHSCESYAQRIQSIDGVQWCHSISGETDMMLYVEVESMERLNQVRDQLQSYPDLRHLMTHTVLTEFFNKLNPTVHPC; this is encoded by the coding sequence ATGGATAAATTTGATCGCCAGATTTTGGATATTCTCAAAACCAACGCTCGATGCTCAGTGAGTGATATCGCACGAGATGTCAGTCTCTCGCGCTCGGCGGTGAACGCCAGAATCAAGAAACTGGAAAGCGATAAAGTGATTACGGGCTACTGCGCTCAAGTGACAGAACCCAATCAAACGAAGAATGTGTGTGCTTATATTTTGTTGAAGTTCGACATGTCGAGCAGCGACCATAGTTGTGAGTCCTACGCGCAACGAATCCAGAGTATTGATGGTGTGCAGTGGTGTCACTCGATCAGCGGTGAGACGGATATGATGCTGTACGTTGAAGTGGAAAGCATGGAGCGTTTAAATCAAGTTCGCGACCAACTGCAGAGCTATCCAGATCTGCGTCACCTAATGACTCATACTGTGCTTACCGAGTTTTTTAACAAACTGAATCCGACGGTACATCCATGTTAG
- a CDS encoding LysR family transcriptional regulator: MLGNINLNLLRSLHVLLEECHVSRAAQRLHITQSAVSRQLSQLRNLCGDPLLVRDGNKLVPTNRALQLKDKLDDLLGEFDHLLDDKPFEPRDWQGELVLSSSDYVAQYILPVIVAEVSAEAPNINLAYRLWQPNYLEALNESGIHLASSMFPTKPEHVSSIKLGEDKSVCLMRKSHPIAQQVVLSAEDIVNYSHIKVTGGGDKDSYADIALKKQGLKRRVALQVPFFSSAGTVLMQDDYLMIVPEHIAYNLGRHLDTTYFSLPFDTEMHTYWLMWHPKYDNDSAHKWAREKAFQAMKKSSYNISMI, translated from the coding sequence ATGTTAGGCAATATCAACTTAAACCTACTGCGTTCGCTGCATGTACTTCTAGAAGAGTGTCATGTCAGCCGCGCAGCTCAACGCTTGCATATTACACAGTCAGCGGTTAGCCGCCAACTTAGCCAGCTAAGAAATTTGTGTGGCGATCCTTTGTTGGTTCGTGATGGTAACAAACTGGTTCCTACTAATCGTGCTCTTCAGCTTAAAGATAAGCTCGATGACTTGCTTGGAGAGTTTGATCACCTGTTAGACGATAAACCCTTTGAGCCACGAGACTGGCAAGGTGAGTTGGTGTTGTCTTCGAGTGATTATGTGGCTCAGTATATTCTTCCTGTGATTGTGGCAGAGGTGTCCGCTGAAGCGCCGAACATCAATTTGGCTTATCGCCTGTGGCAGCCAAACTACCTTGAAGCACTGAACGAGTCGGGGATCCACTTAGCTTCTAGTATGTTTCCCACAAAGCCAGAGCATGTTTCAAGCATCAAACTTGGTGAAGACAAGTCGGTGTGTTTGATGCGCAAGTCTCACCCAATAGCTCAACAAGTGGTTTTGAGTGCAGAAGACATTGTTAACTACTCTCACATAAAGGTGACGGGGGGCGGAGATAAAGACAGCTACGCGGACATAGCATTGAAGAAGCAAGGACTTAAGCGAAGAGTCGCGCTACAGGTTCCGTTCTTTTCGTCGGCTGGTACTGTATTGATGCAAGACGATTACCTGATGATTGTGCCGGAACATATCGCCTATAACCTAGGTCGACACCTCGATACTACCTACTTTTCTTTGCCGTTTGATACGGAAATGCATACCTATTGGTTAATGTGGCACCCTAAATATGACAACGACTCTGCCCACAAATGGGCGAGAGAAAAGGCATTCCAAGCCATGAAAAAGTCGAGTTACAATATCAGTATGATTTGA